From Hymenobacter sediminicola:
CATGAGCACCCTGAACTCTACGAAGAGCTCAACCGCGTCACCACCCGCCTCGCCGATGGCACGCGCCAGATTTGTGCCGAACTGGGGCTGAACTACACTGTGAACCAGGTTGGCTCGATGTTCAGCGTGTTCTTCACCGATAAACCCGTGACGAACCTAGAGGACGCCAAAACCTCTGATACCGAAGCTTTCGGGCGCTACTTCCGGGCGATGCTGCACCGAGGCATCTACCTGGCGCCGGCCCAGTATGAAGCGCTATTTGTCAGCACAGCCATCACCGACGAACTAGTAGATACTTATCTCACTGCCTGCCGTGAATCGATGCGGGAGGCCCATGGCATGTAAATGCCCACAGGCTACACTATAATGCTTGAGCAAGTAGCTATGCTATACAGGTCTCCCGACACGCAGTCGGGAGACCTTTTTTTTGTGAAGTGAGGCACAACAGCAAAAACAAAGCCGGCGCTAGGGCCAACGTGTTACCTTTGCGGCAACTACCCGTGTTGCCATGCCCCGATTTCGCCCACTGCTACCGCTTTTTCTGTTGCTGTGGCTTGCCGTGCCCGCCACACTACATGCCCAAGCCAAAGGCCCCGCTGCTGCCAACAAGCAGCTCTTCGACCGGACTGTGGATGAGTTGAATTTCCGCACGATGGAAACCGTTTACGATAAGTCGTTTACGCGGCGCAAGTTTCCGGTAACCATGCGCACGGCCAAAGCCCGCCGCGAGTTCACCGATTTCAATGGCCGCACCGACCTGCAGACGCTGTTTCAGAACTACAACGGGGTATCGGAACGCTACAAAACCCGCTTCGGGAAGGGCCGCACAGATCTAGTAGAATTCGAGAAGCAGCTCAACGCCATTCTGGTAGACAAGAACTTCGAATTCTTTATCCGAGTGCTGCCGCGCGATGAGCGGGTGGCGCTTATCCGCTTGCTGCAGCGCGTAATCAAGCAGGGGGCCGCGCAATTCAACGCCTCCGAAGACCCTGTGCCGGAAGACTTGGCCGCTGATGGGGCCGCCATACCGCCCGCTGACGTAGATGCTCCCTCCTCGACGGCCACGGCTACTGAAGATCCTTCGCCTCAGCCAGAAGCGGGGCTTACTTCGACCACCGTTACCAGTAGCAGCACTACGCCCCGCGCCCTTGATATTGCCGTGCGCCACGATTGGGTAGACTACCTGACGCTGCTACTGGCCGGCTCTTCCACCCTGCTGCTGCTGTTCCTGATTACCAGCGTGCTGCCCGATTTGCGGGCTCGCCTTGATGGGCTGGCAGATGAACTGGAGAATCAGCAACCTACGCCCCGGCCCCGTGTGCGTACTGGCGCCCTGCCCGAAGACCGGTATGACGACGAGGAGGAAAACCACTAATTTCAGAACCCAGAGCACCTTTCATGATCCTCACCGACCAGCAGATTCTCGCCGAAATTGAGCGGGGCAACATCATTATCGAGCCTTACGACCGAACCTGCCTCGGCACGAACTCCTATGATGTCCATCTGGGCCGCTACCTGGCTACCTACCGCGACAAGGTGCTGGATGCCCGCAAGCACAACGAAATTGACGTGTTCGAAATCCCAGCGGAGGGTTTCGTGCTGCAGCCCGGCACGCTCTACTTGGGTGTAACGGAAGAGTACACCGAAAGCCACGCGCATGTGCCGTTCCTGGAAGGCAAAAGCAGCGTCGGCCGCCTCGGCATCGATATTCACGCCACTGC
This genomic window contains:
- the dcd gene encoding dCTP deaminase, whose protein sequence is MILTDQQILAEIERGNIIIEPYDRTCLGTNSYDVHLGRYLATYRDKVLDARKHNEIDVFEIPAEGFVLQPGTLYLGVTEEYTESHAHVPFLEGKSSVGRLGIDIHATAGKGDIGFCNTWTLEISVSMPVRVYHLMPVGQLIYFAVQGDVETFYNRKANAKYNERTTKPVESMMWKNKF